The region CGACAGGCATATTTCTGAATGTCAAAAAATACCCTCTCAATATCGCTCAATTTAGGAGGGCTATGGCTTTTGCCATTGATCCAAATAAAATTGTTGATAGAGCTTTCGAAAAAATGGTAGAACCATCCAACGCAGTTGGCATCATGCCAATTCCCGGCTGGATAAAGTATTATCCATCTGAAGTAGCAGAAAAATATGGTTTCAAATATGATCCACAGATGGCTAAAGAGATCCTGGATGAACTTGGTTTCAAAGATGTGAACGGAGACGGACTCAGGGAAGATCCAAATGGGAAGTCGTTTAAGCTAACGATAGAATGCCCGTATGGCTGGACAGACTGGATGGTTTCAATACAATCCATAGCAGAAGATCTGAGAAAAGTGGGTATAAATGTGGAACCATCTTATCCTGATGCCTCCAAGTATAATGATGATTTGTATGGTGGAAAATTTGATATCATATTGAACAATTATGTCACAGGAGTTTCAAGCACCATATGGTCATATTTTAATGCCGTATTTTACCCTGATGCTGTTGAATCAGAATATTCATACTCTGGTAACTTTGGAAAATATGAAAACCCTGATGTAGAGGTTCTTCTGGATGAACTCAACCGAACACCCTTCACAAATGAAGAGAAAATAAGGCAAACCGTTGCACAGCTCTCAGAAATATTGCTCAGAGAATTGCCGTTTATTCCTCTCTGGTATAACGGAGCATGGTTCCAGGCCGTAGAAAACGTTTGGACCAACTGGCCAGATGAGAACAATCCTTATGCATGGCCTATCTCCTGGGGAGGTCACTGGCAACTCTGCGGTGTAAAAGTGCTTTTCAACATAAAAGCAAAATAGTTTCAGGTTTTTCCCCTGCCCGGAGTTCTGGGCAGGGTTTTTAAGGAGGGAATCTGTTGAGAAAATTCCTGTGTAAGAAAGTCCTCATATACATCTTGACATTCTTTTTCGCTGTAACTATAGATTGGGCTATTCCCAGATTTATGCCAGGTAATCCCATTCATTTTTTGATATCAAGATTTGCCACTTTGCCTGAATCTGCAAAGGTTCTCCAGAGTTATTTTACACAAGCTTTTGGGCTCGATAAACCTTTATTCGAACAGTATATTAATTTCTGGAAAGCATTATTAAAAGGCGATC is a window of Pseudothermotoga elfii DSM 9442 = NBRC 107921 DNA encoding:
- a CDS encoding ABC transporter substrate-binding protein — encoded protein: MKKFLVLSMVLLITIAAFGETFERSKTVYVGGGMWSPPSNWNPFTSWNAVTGTIGLVYETLFLYDPLSGEFEPWLAESGRWINSNTYQIKLREGISWQDGKPLTIDDVIFTFEIAKKYTGINYSPIWEWLEKIQKIDNLTLNFVFSDPRYQEWGQQLISIAIVPKHIWENRTEEQILQGANEKPVGSGPYYVESWADDRNVYRKNPQWWGIKVGYDPKPERVVILRILSNNVAVGMLMKGELDWSNFFLPGIPILKKSYGIHTWYSEAPYMLPANTTGIFLNVKKYPLNIAQFRRAMAFAIDPNKIVDRAFEKMVEPSNAVGIMPIPGWIKYYPSEVAEKYGFKYDPQMAKEILDELGFKDVNGDGLREDPNGKSFKLTIECPYGWTDWMVSIQSIAEDLRKVGINVEPSYPDASKYNDDLYGGKFDIILNNYVTGVSSTIWSYFNAVFYPDAVESEYSYSGNFGKYENPDVEVLLDELNRTPFTNEEKIRQTVAQLSEILLRELPFIPLWYNGAWFQAVENVWTNWPDENNPYAWPISWGGHWQLCGVKVLFNIKAK